Part of the Nitrospira sp. genome, AAAGAAGCCGGCGTCCACAACCTCTTCCTCGCATTGGCGCTCCACGTTGGCCTTCCTGGCATGATGTTGTATCTTTGGTTGATGGGGCGACTGATCCGTCGCCTGACCCAGGAGTTATCCAAGGCGGAGGACGTCACCGCGCGAGCGATTTTGCTCGGAACGACGGTTGGGGTGATCGGTCTTGGCGTGCGATTGATGTTTGATCAGATGCTCGTCGGTACGCTCGCAGTCCAGTTTTGGGTGGTGATCGCCATTGCTGTGTTGCATTTCCATTCTCATCGCCAGGTTGACATTGGGGACGAACTGCCTGTCGGACCGTGGCCGCAACCTTTAGCGGGTACACGGCCGACTTCCGCCTAAAGGCGCAAGAGCAAAGAGCCTCGTGGTGCCATGACGCAACCGTGTGTGAAACGAAGATGAAGCAGATCGCTGTTCGAATCTTTCAAAAAATCTCGACGCGGTTTGGGCAAGTCCTGCTTGCCTATCGCGCTGCGTTGGTGATGGGTGTGCAGGCGGGATTGATTGTAGCCGCTAACTTTACGGCATTTGCGTTTCGGTTCGACGGGCAGATTCCTGCGCTCTATGCGGAGGCCATGCGTCGAGGAATGCCGTTCGTCTGTGGTGTGTACCTCACAGGCCTCTGGGCGTTTGGGATTCATCGAGGGTTGTGGCGTTACGTTGGCCTGCACGATCTCGGGAGAATTTTGTGGGCGTGTGTGGCAAGTACTGCGGCGATTTTTGTCCTGGTGCATCCAATTCTGGGTTGGGTGGAATACCCACGGTCTGTCATCTTGGGGACCGGATTGTTGGCCGGTCTGTATGTGGCGGGTATTCGACTGCTCGTACGTTGGTTTCGGGAGTGGCTTCAGATTGTCGGACCGACGGCTCGTCGCGTGCTGATTGTCGGAGCTGGCAATGCGGGGGAGCTTCTCGTTCGCAACATGCAAATGGATCCTTCGTACAATTATCGGCCAGTGGCGTTTGTGGATGATGCTCCGGTGAAGCAACGGGCGAAGATCCACGGCATTCCCGTAGCGGGAAGCATTGATGATATCCGGCGCATTGCCGACCGCTTTGAAGTGCATGAGATCCTGGTGGCCATTCCCTCGGCTTCGCTGGCGCTCAAACAGCGGATCCTTGCCGCGGTAGAGGGCGCAACGGTCCCAATCAAGATTCTCCCCAGTGTCAAACAGCTCTTGGAAGATCCGACCTTGCTGCAGCAAGTCCGGCCGATGAGCCTGGTCGATCTGCTCCAGCGGGAGCCGATTCAGACAGATCAACAGGAGCTGCATCCGCTGATTGAAGGAAAAACGGTGTTGGTGACCGGTGCGGGAGGATCGATCGGATCCGAGTTATGTCGACAGATTGCCCAGTATCGACCAGGGACGTTAGTGCTGTTTGAGCGGTATGAAAATGCGTTGCATGGGTTGTTGTTGGAATTGCAGGCCGCATTTCCCACGATGGCGATTCTGCCGATCGTCGCGGATATCACGATGCCTGAGCGGGTGGCGGAAGTGTTTCGGCAGACGGGACCGGATATCGTGTTTCATGCGGCTGCGCACAAACATGTTCCTTTGATGGAGCTCCATCCCAAGGAGGCCGTACGAAACAATGTCTGGGGCACGCATGTGGTGGCTGAAGCGGCCTTGGCGTCGGGGGTGAGTCGATTTGTGTTGATCTCCACAGATAAGGCCGTCAATCCGTCTAGCGTGATGGGGGCTACCAAGCGGATTGCCGAGCATTTGATTCAACGAATTAGCCAGCGAGGGCCCACACGATTTACAGCGGTTCGGTTTGGAAATGTGCTTGGAAGTAATGGCAGCGTCGTGCCCTTGTTCGCCGAGCAAATTAAAAAAGGTGGTCCGGTGACCGTGACCAGCCCCGAGATTAAACGGTTTTTTATGACGATTCCTGAAGCTGTCCAACTCGTCTTGCAAGCCAGTGTGATGGGGCAAGGGGGCGAAGTCTTCGTTCTAGATATGGGAGAACAGATTAAGATCGCGGATCTGGCGAGAAATATGATCGTGCTGTCCGGTCTCGTGCCAGGGAAAGATATTGCGATCGAATATACCGGGTTGCGAGTTGGGGAAAAGTTGTACGAGGAGCTGTTTGAAGAGAGCGAACAGGTCCTGGCGACTTCCCATCCAAAGATCAATCGAGCTGTCGGTGAACCGCTGCAGGTGGACGATTGCGAACGATGGCTCGAAGCCTTACACCTGAAGTTGCTGGAGTGCGAGGATGAGGAGTTGCTGCAAGATCTCAAACGTATTGTGCCTACGTTTCTGCCCGCCTCTCCGCAACGGGTGTCCTAGGAGCCTGGCCGATCGTGGCTTCCGCAACGTCTTGTCCTAGGCGTCCGATTGGTAGACACGCGGTCCTATCTCGATTTGAGCGAACAAACCGCGCAATAGCCCCCAGGACGGTGCGCCCTATGACCCCGACGATCTGTGGTGGTGGTTGCCGTCGCGACAGACCGGTCAGTGCTGACTCAGAGAACCTGCCCCATGCGAATTATTGAAGTCCCTTACGTGAAGGATGGTCGCGCTGTTCCTGGCCGCACAGGTGGTTCCAATCGATCATCCGCAGGGCGAGTCAATGTCTGTCCACAAGCCACCCACTGACGTGAGCTGCGGTAGTGGCCGCAGGAGTCGAGGCGAGCTGATTGATGCAGTGGGATATGGTTACATCGATTTTACTGAGTATCTGTTGAGTTCCTTGATATGCTCGAGTCTTCTTGAGTTTTTGCCCAATGGCTTGTTAACATCGGCCCAGTCGAAATCCTTGGCATGGCCAGCACGAAACGTCGAACCAAGCTCACCAGTACGCCGCGTCTCCCTCTCCAACGGGTCCTGCGCGGCATTCGTGTGTTTGCGACGGATGTCGATGGGGTCCTGACCGATGCCGGGATGTATTATTCCGAGTCCGGGGATGAGTGGAAGAAATTCAATACTCGTGACGGAATGGGGATTAAACTGCTGCAGAAGGCCGGGGTGATCACCGCGATCATCACGCAAGAGTCGACGAAAATCGTCATGCGCCGCGCGCAGAAGTTGACGATCCCTGAAGTACATCAGGGAGCATACGACAAGCTGGCCGTGCTCAAGGATCTCATTGCCCGCCACGATCTGACGATGGAGCAGGTGGCGTACATCGGTGATGATGTGAACGATCTTCAGGCGCTGGGAGCGGTCGGATTCTCCGCTTCCCCCGCCGACGGCATTCCTCAGGTTCAGAAGACCGTACGGTACATCTGCAAGAAAAAAGGTGGAGAAGGGGCTGTGCGGGAAGTCGCCGATCTCATCCTGGCGGCGCAGCAGCCGCGGTGACTCCATAACTGGTCGATGACTTCACCGGCGAGTGCAATGCCATGGATATGACCAACCATTTGTATCCCGTCATTTTGGCCGGAGGGAGCGGGACCCGGTTCTGGCCGCTCAGCCGGCACCTCTATCCCAAGCAATTGCTGCGCATCATCGGCGATGAAACACTGATTCAGCAGACTATGCGGCGTGTGCTCTCCTGTGCCAGGCCCGATCATGTGATCATTTCCACCAATCCTGGTCAGGCGGATTCCATTCGCGTGCAGTTGAGTGAGTGGAAGTCCGAGTTGCAGCACAACTATGTGGTGGAACCGGTGGGGCGGAACACGGCACCGGCCATTGCGTTGGTTGCAGCGGAGCTGGTCCGTCGCGATCCCGAGGCCATGATGCTGGTCCTGCCGGCCGATCATGTGGTGACGGGAGAAAAGGCCTTTCAGGCCGCCGTAGTTCTAGGAGCGCAGCTTGCGGAGCAGGGACGGTTGGTCACCTTCGGGATCAAGCCGACCAGACCGGAAACCGGGTACGGGTACATTCAGCCGAATCGCCGGATCGCACTTGGAAAGAAGGGGCGGTTGACGGGCCATCCGGTGGCACGATTTGTTGAGAAGCCGAATCGCGCGAAGGCGACGCAATACCTGAAGAACGGCAATTACTTTTGGAATAGTGGGATGTTTCTCTGGAGGGCATCCACCATTCTGGAGGAGATTCGCCGGCATCAGCCGAAGCTGGCCAAGGCGATTGAGCGGGTTCACGCGTTGATGGCTTCCGGCGCCGAGCCTCGGGAAGTTGAGGCGGCCTACAAAAAGGTGCCGTCGGTCTCGATCGATAACGGGGTGATGGAGTTATCGGCCAATGCGGCGATGATTCCAGTCGGCTTCGGATGGTCGGACGTCGGCAATTGGAGCAGCCTGGAAGAGGTGGCTCCGCGCGACAAGGCCGGCAACGTGGTGAGCGGGCGAGTGATCGATATGGACAGCAGCAACTCCGTGTTGTATGCCGATCGTCGGGTTGTGGCGACCATCGGTCTCTCGGACATGGTGGTAGTGGATACGCCAGACGCGACGTTAATCTGTCCGAAGTCCCGCTCTCAGGACGTGAAACAAATGGTTGAGATCCTGAAGCAGCAGGGTGCGCCGGAGCACCTGGAGCATGTGACGGTGTTTCGCCCCTGGGGATCGTACACGGTGTTGGAAGAGGGGCCCGGTTATAAAGTGAAGCGCGTGACGGTGAATCCCGGCGGGCGCCTGTCCCTGCAGCTCCATCACAAACGCAGCGAGCATTGGGTGGTCATTGCTGGGACTGCCCGTGTCACCCGCGGGGAGGAACTGGTGGATCTCCGGGTAGGACAGAGTACGGCGATTCCCGTGGAAACGCCGCATCGTCTTGAGAACCTCGGGAACGAAACCCTGCATATCATTGAAGTGCAGAACGGCCACTATCTGGGGGAGGATGACATCGTGCGGTTCAAAGATGACTATGGGCGAACGGCCGGTCGGTGATCGACGACGTGGCGAGTCGGCGACTTGGCGGGAACCATTCCCTCGCACCTTTCGCATTCCCCGATCACACGTTGCATGTGGAGTGACAGATGGCGCTCTTCCGTGAATATGATCTCAGAGGCATTGTCGGCGAAGAACTGACGGAGGCGATTGCCGAGCAGGTGGGGCGTGCCTATGCCACCCTTGCGCGCGAGCAGGGCACGTCATGCATCAGTCTTGGAAGAGACGGCCGGTTGAGTTCACCCGCGCTGCAGCAGGCGTTGATCAAAGGCCTGCTCGCCGGTGGGTTGGATGTGGTCGATCTGGGGCTGTGCGCCTCGCCGCTGTTGTATTTTTCCCTGTTTACCTTACCGGTGCAGGGCGGGATCATGATTACCGGCAGCCACAATGCCGCTGAATACAACGGTTTTAAAATCTGTATCGGCAAGGAAGCCATTCATGGCGAGGACATTCAGCATCTGCGCCGGGTCATGGAGTCGGGGCGATTTTCGACCGGCTCGGGACGGCTGTCCTCTCACCCCATTATTCCGGACTACCTGCAGCATCTGAAGCGCAGTTTTGTCGACGTGCGGGCGGATCACCTCCATGTCGTGATTGATTGCGGCAATGGCGCCGCCTCCCTGGTCGCCAAGCAGGCGCTCGAGCAAATGGGGTGTCGGGTCACGGGCCTCTACGATGAGTTAGATGGGCGTTTCCCCAACCATCATCCCGATCCCACCGTGGTGGAGAATCTCCAAGATCTGATTCACACCGTGCAACAACATAAGGCCGATGTCGGCATCGGCTATGACGGTGATGCCGACCGAATCGGCGCGATCGATGAACGGGGCCAGATTTTGTGGGGCGATCGCTTGATGGTGGTGTATGCGCGGGAGATCCTGAGCCGCCGGCCAGGCACGACGTTCATTTCGGAGGTGAAGGCGTCGCAATGTTTGTATGACGACATCGCGGCCAAGGGCGGACGTCCGATCATGTGGAAGACCGGCCACTCGTTGATGAAGGCGAAACTTAAAGCAGAATCGGCGGTGTTGGCGGGGGAAATGTCCGGGCACATGTTTTTTGCCGATCGGTATTTCGGGTTCGACGATGCGATCTATGCGTCTTGCCGGTTGGTAGAGATCTTAGCCAAGACCAAACAATCGCTGTCGAGCCTGGTCGCCGATTTGCCGCAGACTACCGTGACGCCGGAGATTCGTGTGGATTGTCCCGACAGCGTCAAGTTTCAACTCGTTGATCAGGTGCGCACTCAGTTATCTTCCTATCTCGAGGCGGGCAAACCTGTGGGGGCCTCAAACCTCACGATGCGTGAACTGGTCACGATCGACGGAGTCCGTGCCATTTTTGAAGACGGGTGGGGGTTGATCCGCGCATCCAACACTCAGCCGGCATTGGTGCTCCGGTTTGAGGCTCCCTCACAAGCCCGCCTCGATGTCATCCGGGCGACCATCGAAACCGAACTGGCGCAGGCGCGGCGTGTCCTGTCTGTATAGGCGGACTACTCTTCCCCTTCTACTCAGCCCAACCGTGTGCCTGCTGGCGGCCATGCTCACCCTCTTCATGTCGTTGACAGGGGAGGCTGCCGACACCATCCCCGAGGGGAGGGCCGCTGCTTCTACACCGCTTCCCTTCGCGAACGGAGAACGGCTCGCCTACGACGTGACCTGGTTGGGCATGCGCGCGGGTATTGCCACCATGGTCGTGCAAGAAGGCGCCGACGACCGGGGCAAGCCGCAACTCACGCTGAGCATGTCAGCCCGGTCGAGTCCTACGGTGACGAAGTTTTACCCCGTCGACAATCGTGGGGTGTCGCAGGTCGATCTCGAGACGTTTCTTCCACGGCACATGACGTTTGCGCGACGTGAGGGGAAACGGTTTAATGACTTCGACTATACCTTTCGGCACAGCGACGGGGTGGTGACGGCCGTGAAGGACGGCAAAACCGACGAACTGGCCATCCCGCCGGATGTGCAGGATGCCATGTCCTGTTTATATTACGTGCGGAAAGTGCTGCCGTTTGTCCCCGGGACCTCCCTGACCTTGACGGTGCATCACGACAAGAAAAACTACAAGATGGATGTGCGGGTCGAAGGGCTTGAAACGGTGGAGGGAATCTGGGGAAAGCGAGAAACGGCTCGGGTGGTCGTGATCATGCCGTTCCAGGGTATTTTTCTGAACGAAGGCAATATTCGGGTCTGGTTCACCACCGATGACCACCGTGTGCCGGTTCGCATGAAGGCCAAGGTCGTCATCGGCTCGATTGTGGCGGAGCTGACCGAGGGGTATGGAGCGGTCGCACATCCCTAGTCCCTCCGTCTTGGTTTGCTCGCTCGGCTGGAAACCGCTATAATCACGCCACGTTCGTGACGAGGGCTTCGGCTCTGTCCGAAGCCCTCGTCATTTCGACCCGTTGTGGCCCGTTCACTGAGGATTCCGAAGCATGGCGAAATTCCCCATTACGTTAAGCCGTTTTATTATCGAACAACAGGCCGCGCATCCTGAAGCGACCGGTGAATTTTCCGTCCTGCTGACCCAAATCGGCCTCGTTGGCAAAATGATTGCTCACGACTTGCGTCGAGCCGGGCTGAATAAGATCCTCGGCACCACCGGAGAGACCAATGTCCAGGGCGAGGTCGTCAAAAAGCTCGATCAGATTGCCAACGATACGTTTGTGCGCGTCTTTGAACACAGTGGTCTCGTCTGCGTCCTGGCCTCTGAGGAGATGGAAAAGCCTCTGAAAATGGTCCATGAGGGAGCCAAGTACATGTTACTGGTTGATCCTCTGGACGGATCGTCCAATACCGATGTCAATATGCCATTGGGCGCGATTTTCTCCATCCGCAGATCGCGGACGGGGCAGTCCGTCGAGGATGAGTTGCTGCAAAAGGGGACGGCGCAGATCGCCGCAGGCTATGTGCTGTACGGGGCGAGCACCATGCTCGTGTTCACGGTCGGGCAGGGCGTGCATGGTTTCACGCTGGAGCCGTCCATCGGTGAATATCTCTTGTCCAACGAGAACATTCGCATTCCGTCGAGGGGCAAGGTCTATTCGGTGAACGAAGGGAACTACCATCGCTGGCCTGCCGGCACACAGCGCTATCTCGATTATCTGAAAGTGCAGGACAAGCCGACCGGGCGTCCCTACAGCGGGCGATACAGCGGGTGTCTGGTCGCGGATGTGCATCGCATCCTCCTGGGTGGGGGCATCTATCTGTATCCGGGGGAGAAGGACAAGCCGGAAGGAAAACTGCGGTTGATGTATGAAGGAAACCCCCTGGCCATGGTCGTCGAGCAGGCGGGAGGCAAAGCGACGACGGGGACGATGCGAATTCTCGATGTTGAGCCCAAGGCGCTGCATCAGCGGGTTCCGCTCATTATCGGCAGTGCAGAAGATGTGAGTCTGGCGGAAGACTATGTGCAAGGACGGGCGTAACGACTAATGTGATCGAGGTTTGTTGGGAGGTTGATTATGAGCAATCGGGTCCAGGAGATTCTGAGCTGGTATGAGAGCGACAATGCGGGAACGAAGACGAACATCGCCCGACTGCTGAATTCAGGAAAACTCGCCGGCACAGGCAAGTTGGTGATCCTGCCGGTCGATCAAGGGTTCGAGCACGGTCCGGCCAGAAGTTTTGCGCCCAATGCCGGCGGCTACAATCCGCAGTATCATTTCCAGCTAGGGCTCGATGCCGGATGCAACGCCTACGCGGCTCCGCTCGGATTCATCGAGGCGGGCGCCAGTCATTTTGCCGGGCAAATCCCACTCATTCTGAAACTCAACAGCCACGATACCCTTCACGATGAGAAGGATCCCATGCCCTCCGTGACCGGCAGCGTGCGGGACGCGTTGCGGTTGGGATGCTCGGCGGTAGGATTCACGATTTATCCGGGCTCATCCCATTGCAATGCGATGTATGAGCAGTTGCGGGCGATTGCGGAAGAAGCCAAGAGCTGCGGATTGGCTGTGGTGGTCTGGTCGTATCCGCGTGGGTCAGGACTGAGCAAGGAGGGGGAAACCGCCCTCGACGTGGTGGCCTATGCGGCTCAGATCGCGGCACAGCTCGGCGCTCACATCATCAAGGTCAAACTGCCGACCGCCCATCTGGAGCAGGCCGCGGCCAAGAAGGTCTATGAAGCCGAAAAAATTCCTACGGCAACGCTGACGGAGCGCGTCAGGCACATCGTGCAGAGTTCGTTCGACGGGCGTCGCATCGTCATCTTCTCCGGCGGCGCGAAGAGCGATGAAAAAACGGTGTTCGACGAAGTGCGCGCGATTCGTGACGGGGGAGGATTCGGGTCCATCATCGGACGGAATTCATTCCAGCGGCCGAAAGCGGAAGCGGTCAAGTTTCTGAACACGATCATGGCGTTGTACGCGGGCGAAAAACCATAAGCGAAGATCTGTCCGATACCAGTGACCATGGATGACGTTCGTCCCCCAACCGAACCGCGCCCTTCGACGCGGTCCTGGATCTTCCCCGGTATGCTGTTGGCGGCGGGGGTATTGATCGGAGTCATCCTGACCTCGGATCTGGGATGGTTGCCGACCGGACATGCTGTTCCGGAGTCGGCTCCTCCTGTCGCCTCCGTTCCCGTTCCACGGCCGGTTTCCACGGCCGTGCAACCCACCTTGTCCGGTGCCGGTGGACAGAGTTTTGTCGAAGTCGCCAAAGTCGTAAAGCCGGCCGTGGTAAATATCTTTGCGACTCGGAATGGATCGAGTGAAGAGGGCAAGGGCACGCCGTTCGAAGATCCCTTCTTCAGGCGATTCTTCGGCGAAGAGTGGATGAAACGGTTCGAGGCGCCGAAGGAACGCAAGGAACGGGGGTTGGGTTCAGGTGTGATCGTCGATGCCAACGGCCTGATTATCACCAACAATCACGTGGTCAATAAAGCTGACGAGATCAAAGTTTTCCTGTCCGACAAGCGGGAGTTTAAGGCGAAGCTGGTCGGCACGGATGCCAAAACCGACGTCGCGGTCCTAAAAATCGAGGCGACGGGATTGCCCACCGTGGCCTGGGCCGATTCCGACAAACTGGAAGTCGGCGAGTTCGTCCTGGCGGTCGGTAATCCTTTCGGTCTGACGCAGACCGTGACGTTGGGCATCGTCAGCGCCCTCGGCCGTGCAGCCGGTATCGCTGAATACGAAGACTTTATCCAGACCGATGCGGCCATCAATCCCGGGAATTCCGGCGGCGCGCTGGTGAACGTGCGTGGCGAACTGGTCGGCATCAATACGGCTATTTATAGTCAGAGTGGTGGCAACATGGGCATCGGCTTTGCGGTGCCGAGCAACATGGCCCACACCATCATGGAGCAACTCGTTCAGCACGGCAAAGTCGTGCGTGGCTGGTTGGGGGTATCCATTCAGGAACTGACGCCTGAATTGTCGTCGCAGTTCGGTGTGCCCAAAGACGTGAAGGGCGTGCTCGTCAGTGATGTCATGGACGACAGTCCGGCGAAAAAAGCCGGGTTCGAGCGCGGAGACGTGATCGTGGAGTATGACGGTAAACCGATGGATTCTCCGGCGCATCTGCGTAATGCCGTGGCTCAGACGATTGTCGGAAAGAAGGTCACCGTCAAAATCATCCGAGAGAAGAAAGCAAAGTCCATCGATTTGACTATTGCCGAGCAGCCGAAAAATCTCGCCCAGGCCGGGGTGGAGGAAGGCGGAGAGTCAGTGGCGCCAGCAGGATTGCTTTCCGATATCGAGGTGAGGGAGCTGAACACGGAGTTGGCCGGCCGGTACGGACTGAAGGGGAGCGATCGCGGGGTCGTGGTGGTTCGCGTCAAGCCAGGCAGCCCTGCGGAGGAGGCCGGCGTGCGCGAAGGAGATCTCGTGCTCGAGGTGAATCGCAAGTCGGTGGGGACGGTCAAGTCGTATGAACAAGTCGCTGCAAATCTGCCGAAGGACCAGGCGGTGTTGCTTCTGCTGAGACGGCAGGGGCGAGCCATTTATCTGACGCTGAGGCCGTGATTGCTTCGAATCGTCCGTTCGAGGCCAATCACAGAGAGGAGGAAAACAGTATGGTAGCACGGGCCATATTTGTTCTTCTCAGCGCTCTTGCAGGAATGGCCCTGTTTTTGCGGGCCCAGGATCCTAGTCGAGAATTTTTGCTCCTCGGGTTGGGGATGGGTGCGGTCGCCGGCGGTCTCATTCTGGCCGGCGAATATGCGCTTCGCAGACTTTCATTCGGTATTATTGTCGGTGGTGCGGTCGGGTTGTCGGGCGGATTAGTCCTCACGGGATTGGTGGAATGGGTTGGGAGTGCGGTCTTCGATGTCGAAACCTTCCTGTTTCACATCGGCGGATTGGTGTTTCTGCTGGGATTCCCCTATTTGGGGCTCGCGATGGGAGCGCGGTTCGGCAACGAACAGTTTCCATCGGTTTCTCAAGGGGCCGCTTCTTCGGGCAACTCAGCCGCCTGCCTGAAGGTGCTGGATACGAGCGTGATTATCGACGGCCGGGTGGCTGATTTGTGCGAGACGGGATTTCTGGAAGGGCCGTTCCTGGTTCCGCATTTCATTTTGAATGAGTTACAGCATATCGCGGATTCGTCGGATTCGCTCAAACGGGCGCGGGGGCGTCGAGGGCTGGATATTCTGAACAAGATACAAAAGATGCCGGACGTCGACGTCCGCATCGTCGAGGAGGATTTCCCTCACGTCAAGGAAGTTGATGCCAAACTCGTAGTGTTGGCCAAGAAGGTGGGGGGGCGGATCGTCACCAATGATTTGAATCTCAACAAGGTGGCCGAATTACAGGGTGTGCGTGTGTTGAACATCAACGAACTCTGCAATGCCTTGCGACCGGTCGTGCTGCCCGGAGAAACGATTCGCGTGTTCGTGCTGAAGGAAGGCAAAGAGGCCGGGCAGGGCGTGGCCTATCTTGACGACGGCACGATGATCGTCGTGGACAACGCGCGGCGCTGTATCGGCCGCAATGTAGATGTGACGGTCACCAGCGTGCTCCAAACGACGGCAGGGCGAATGATCTTCACCCGGCTGAAGGAAGAGTCGGAACGGGAAGAGTATCAGGTCGCCCGTGGGTAGCCCTGTTGTGAAGAGGGGGGTGAGACCGGTTTGGTCCGGTCATGTGCAACGATCGTCTACTCAGTGGCCGCATCGCCTCCTCTGTTCCGGTTCCATTGTCCGTGAGTCGATCTGTGTCCGCTCGTAAACCGGAGCCGCTACATAAGGGGCCGCGCACGGTGGCTCTGGTGCCTGCGGCTGGTCGTGGCCTTCGAATGGGAGGCCCTGTTCCCAAGCAGTTTCTCGCCTTGGGCGGCCGGCCCATTCTGGTGCAGTCGCTCATCATGCTCCAGGCGTCGCCGGTGATCCACGAGATCATCCTGGCCGTCCCCCAATCCGAACGCCAATACTGTCTCGATCACATCGTGGCGACGGGTGAGTTCCCCAAGGTCACCAAGGTGGTGCCGGGCGGGGAGCAGCGGCAGGATTCCGTGCGGCATGCGCTGGCGGAGGTGGGGTCGGAGACGGACATTGTCCTCGTCCATGATGCGGTACGGCCGTTTCTCACCGAAACCATGATTCGTCAGGTCGTGGAGGCCGCCCTAGCTCATGGGGCTGCGATCATCGCGCTCCCGATGCGTGACACGGTCAAATACGTTGGTGCTGGGGGCGTGATCGAGCGGACGGTAGATCGTCGGCCTCTGTGGCTCGCGCAGACCCCGCAAGCGTTCCGTCGAGAATGGTTGGAGGAAGGTCATCGGAAAGGGCTGTTGGGCGGCGTGCAGGCGACGGATGACGCGCATCTCGTGGAAATGCTCGGGAAACCGGTCGTCGTGGTCGAGGGCAGCGGGGAAAACATCAAGGTCACAAGGCCGGAAGATCTCGTGATCGGGGAAGCCATTCTCCGCTCGCGGGCGGCGGCAAGGAGTGCGGAATGACGGCGGTACGCGTGGGGTGCGGATGGGATATTCATCCCCTGGTCGAAGGGCGGAAATTGATTCTCGGCGGACTCGAAGTTCCCCATCATAAAGGTTTGCAGGGTCATTCCGATTCCGATGCCTTGGTGCACGCCATTTGCGACGCACTCCTGGGAGCGATGGGCGAAGGGGATCTCGGACGTCATTACCCAAGCTCTGATCAACGATTCAAGAATATTTCCAGCCTGAAACTACTTGAAGACGTCGTCGAGAAGTTGCGGGCGAAGGGGTATCGCCTGGCCAATGTGGACAGTACCATCATTGCCCAAGCGCCGCGCCTGAGTTCGCATCTGGCATCGATGCAACAAATCATCGCCGGAGTGTTGCAGGTCGCCCCGGATCTCGTGAACGTAAAAGTCAAAAGCGGCGAAGGGTTGGATGCGGTCGGACGCGAAGAGGCCATTGCCGCCCAGGCCGTGTGTATGATCGAGCGGGCATAGGGGCCTGCGTCATCCAGGCGATGGATCCGTCGCGACTATGTTAAAAGCGATCTCTCAAGACCTCCAGGCGGTGTTCGAACGTGACCCTGCGGCAACCAGTAGGGTGGAAGTTGTCTTGACCTATGCGGGGTTTCACGCCCTGCTGGCCTATCGTGTGGCGCATTGGTTGAAGCAGCGTCAGGTGCCGTTCCTGCCGCGCGCCATTTCTCAACTGGCGCGATGGTTGACTGGGATCGAAATCCATCCATCTGCCAGGATCGGTGCCGGGTTCTTTATCGATCATGGCATGGGGGTGGTGATCGGTGAGACGGCCGAGGTCGGGGACCATGTGACGCTGTTTCAGGGTGTGACGCTCGGTGGTACGGGCAAGGAGCGCGGAAAGCGCCACCCCACGCTGGGAAATCACGTGGTGGTCGGGGCCGGGGCAAAAATTCTCGGCGGCATTACGATCGGCGACAACGTAAAAATCGGCGCGAACTCTGTCGTGCTCAAGTCAGTACCGGCAAACTCCACGGTTATCGGTGTACCAGGCCGGATTATCAAGTCACAGGGCGAACGCCTGCCTGATGCCACCATGGACCATACCAATATGCCGGATCCTACCGCAGACCGGTTCGCCGCGCTCGAGTCGGAACTGATCGAGTTGCGAAAGAAACTGGAAAATCGGGATTCCCACGAATCTCGGTAACACGCCTCCCAGCCATTCTCTTATGCTCACCTACAAGCCCGCCGCATTGTTCAAGCGGGCGGTGCGCCACAACTCTCACTAACGCTTCGCTGTACTCCGGCATC contains:
- a CDS encoding mannose-1-phosphate guanylyltransferase/mannose-6-phosphate isomerase, which gives rise to MDMTNHLYPVILAGGSGTRFWPLSRHLYPKQLLRIIGDETLIQQTMRRVLSCARPDHVIISTNPGQADSIRVQLSEWKSELQHNYVVEPVGRNTAPAIALVAAELVRRDPEAMMLVLPADHVVTGEKAFQAAVVLGAQLAEQGRLVTFGIKPTRPETGYGYIQPNRRIALGKKGRLTGHPVARFVEKPNRAKATQYLKNGNYFWNSGMFLWRASTILEEIRRHQPKLAKAIERVHALMASGAEPREVEAAYKKVPSVSIDNGVMELSANAAMIPVGFGWSDVGNWSSLEEVAPRDKAGNVVSGRVIDMDSSNSVLYADRRVVATIGLSDMVVVDTPDATLICPKSRSQDVKQMVEILKQQGAPEHLEHVTVFRPWGSYTVLEEGPGYKVKRVTVNPGGRLSLQLHHKRSEHWVVIAGTARVTRGEELVDLRVGQSTAIPVETPHRLENLGNETLHIIEVQNGHYLGEDDIVRFKDDYGRTAGR
- a CDS encoding phosphomannomutase/phosphoglucomutase; the encoded protein is MALFREYDLRGIVGEELTEAIAEQVGRAYATLAREQGTSCISLGRDGRLSSPALQQALIKGLLAGGLDVVDLGLCASPLLYFSLFTLPVQGGIMITGSHNAAEYNGFKICIGKEAIHGEDIQHLRRVMESGRFSTGSGRLSSHPIIPDYLQHLKRSFVDVRADHLHVVIDCGNGAASLVAKQALEQMGCRVTGLYDELDGRFPNHHPDPTVVENLQDLIHTVQQHKADVGIGYDGDADRIGAIDERGQILWGDRLMVVYAREILSRRPGTTFISEVKASQCLYDDIAAKGGRPIMWKTGHSLMKAKLKAESAVLAGEMSGHMFFADRYFGFDDAIYASCRLVEILAKTKQSLSSLVADLPQTTVTPEIRVDCPDSVKFQLVDQVRTQLSSYLEAGKPVGASNLTMRELVTIDGVRAIFEDGWGLIRASNTQPALVLRFEAPSQARLDVIRATIETELAQARRVLSV
- a CDS encoding HAD hydrolase family protein, producing the protein MFATDVDGVLTDAGMYYSESGDEWKKFNTRDGMGIKLLQKAGVITAIITQESTKIVMRRAQKLTIPEVHQGAYDKLAVLKDLIARHDLTMEQVAYIGDDVNDLQALGAVGFSASPADGIPQVQKTVRYICKKKGGEGAVREVADLILAAQQPR
- a CDS encoding polysaccharide biosynthesis protein — its product is MKQIAVRIFQKISTRFGQVLLAYRAALVMGVQAGLIVAANFTAFAFRFDGQIPALYAEAMRRGMPFVCGVYLTGLWAFGIHRGLWRYVGLHDLGRILWACVASTAAIFVLVHPILGWVEYPRSVILGTGLLAGLYVAGIRLLVRWFREWLQIVGPTARRVLIVGAGNAGELLVRNMQMDPSYNYRPVAFVDDAPVKQRAKIHGIPVAGSIDDIRRIADRFEVHEILVAIPSASLALKQRILAAVEGATVPIKILPSVKQLLEDPTLLQQVRPMSLVDLLQREPIQTDQQELHPLIEGKTVLVTGAGGSIGSELCRQIAQYRPGTLVLFERYENALHGLLLELQAAFPTMAILPIVADITMPERVAEVFRQTGPDIVFHAAAHKHVPLMELHPKEAVRNNVWGTHVVAEAALASGVSRFVLISTDKAVNPSSVMGATKRIAEHLIQRISQRGPTRFTAVRFGNVLGSNGSVVPLFAEQIKKGGPVTVTSPEIKRFFMTIPEAVQLVLQASVMGQGGEVFVLDMGEQIKIADLARNMIVLSGLVPGKDIAIEYTGLRVGEKLYEELFEESEQVLATSHPKINRAVGEPLQVDDCERWLEALHLKLLECEDEELLQDLKRIVPTFLPASPQRVS